One window of the Lysobacter sp. S4-A87 genome contains the following:
- a CDS encoding assimilatory sulfite reductase (NADPH) flavoprotein subunit encodes MSASPASPLASTSLGSPLPEDRLVALAHVTDGLNANGLWWLSGYAAGLASRTATTVPATALPAAEAQAAGRLTIVYGSQTGNAKRLAEQLARQSEAAGLPVRLLRADTYPTRELKDERNLYLVISTQGDGDPPDDARALVEFIAGKRAPQLKQLRYAVLALGDSSYPQFCAIGQKLDERLAELGATRLLPRGDADLDIETIATPWLAQALAKARDALKPSAPLATVTPLRPLPAAPAHGRDAPFAAELLLNQRLVSRASSVGRPGPDKDVRHVELSLEGSGLHYEPGDALGLWPSNPPALVEQVLSTLQLDGDDEISHGGQTLPLRQWLGNKRELTRLARPFVASLAAQARSDELNGLLAPGQQANLSRLLGEQQVIDLLSQYRADWSGEELVAALRPLTPRLYSIASSQKHVGEEVHLTVAHVEYDNGQGTRWGAASHQFAVSAEGERLPVFVEHNERFRLPADASRDVIMIGPGTGVAPFRGFLQERAAIAATGRNWLLFGNPHFRTDFLYQVEWQQALKDGRLQRLDLAFSRDQQHKVYVQHRLREQGRELFDWLESGAHLYVCGDATRMARDVHAALLEAIAEHGAKSADDAVDYLNDLQQQGRYARDVY; translated from the coding sequence ATGTCGGCTTCTCCTGCCAGCCCGCTTGCCAGCACGTCCCTCGGCTCTCCCCTGCCCGAGGACCGGCTGGTCGCACTCGCCCACGTCACCGACGGACTCAATGCGAACGGCCTGTGGTGGCTGTCGGGCTATGCCGCCGGGCTGGCCAGCCGCACCGCCACGACGGTGCCGGCGACCGCCCTTCCGGCCGCGGAAGCCCAGGCGGCGGGGCGCCTGACCATCGTCTACGGCAGTCAGACCGGCAATGCCAAGCGCCTGGCGGAGCAGCTCGCCCGCCAGAGCGAGGCCGCCGGCCTGCCGGTCCGCCTGCTGCGCGCGGACACCTACCCGACCCGCGAACTGAAGGACGAACGCAACCTCTACCTGGTCATCAGCACACAGGGCGACGGCGATCCGCCGGACGATGCCCGTGCACTGGTCGAATTCATCGCCGGCAAGCGTGCGCCGCAGCTCAAGCAGCTGCGCTATGCCGTGCTCGCCCTGGGTGATTCGAGCTACCCGCAGTTCTGCGCGATCGGGCAGAAGCTGGACGAGCGCCTGGCCGAGCTGGGTGCGACCCGTCTGCTGCCGCGCGGCGACGCCGACCTCGATATCGAGACGATCGCCACGCCATGGCTGGCACAGGCGCTTGCCAAGGCCAGGGACGCACTCAAGCCCTCGGCACCGCTGGCAACCGTGACGCCGCTGCGGCCGCTGCCGGCTGCGCCTGCGCATGGCCGTGACGCGCCGTTCGCGGCCGAACTGCTGCTCAACCAGCGCCTGGTCAGCCGCGCCAGCAGCGTCGGCCGCCCGGGGCCGGACAAGGACGTGCGCCATGTCGAGCTGTCGCTGGAGGGCTCGGGGCTGCACTACGAACCGGGTGACGCGCTGGGCCTGTGGCCATCGAATCCACCCGCGCTGGTCGAACAGGTGCTGTCCACGCTGCAGCTCGACGGCGACGACGAGATCAGCCACGGCGGCCAGACGCTGCCGCTCCGGCAATGGCTCGGCAACAAGCGCGAGCTGACCCGGCTGGCCCGCCCGTTCGTCGCCAGCCTCGCCGCGCAGGCGCGCAGCGACGAACTCAATGGCCTGCTCGCACCGGGCCAGCAGGCCAACCTGTCGCGCCTGCTCGGCGAGCAGCAGGTGATCGACCTTCTCTCGCAGTACCGCGCCGACTGGAGCGGCGAGGAACTGGTCGCGGCCCTGCGGCCGCTGACACCGCGCCTGTACTCCATCGCCTCGAGCCAGAAGCACGTGGGCGAGGAAGTCCACCTCACCGTCGCCCATGTCGAATACGACAACGGCCAGGGAACGCGCTGGGGCGCGGCATCGCACCAGTTCGCCGTCAGCGCCGAAGGCGAACGGTTGCCGGTCTTCGTCGAGCACAACGAGCGCTTCCGCCTGCCTGCCGACGCCTCGCGTGACGTGATCATGATTGGCCCCGGCACCGGGGTCGCGCCGTTCCGCGGCTTCCTGCAGGAACGTGCCGCCATCGCCGCCACGGGCCGCAACTGGCTGCTGTTCGGCAACCCGCACTTCCGCACCGACTTCCTCTACCAGGTCGAGTGGCAGCAGGCCCTCAAGGACGGCCGCCTGCAGCGCCTGGACCTCGCCTTCTCGCGCGACCAGCAGCACAAGGTCTACGTCCAGCATCGCCTGCGCGAGCAGGGCCGCGAACTGTTCGACTGGCTTGAAAGCGGCGCGCACCTCTACGTCTGCGGCGACGCCACGCGCATGGCCCGCGACGTGCATGCGGCACTGCTGGAGGCGATTGCCGAACACGGCGCGAAGTCGGCCGACGATGCCGTCGACTACCTCAACGACCTGCAGCAGCAGGGCCGCTACGCAAGAGATGTGTACTGA
- the cysI gene encoding assimilatory sulfite reductase (NADPH) hemoprotein subunit codes for MSNHSVEDIKHESARLRGSLLASLANPVTGALADDDQTLIKYHGSYQQDDRDIREERRVARLEPAYSFMIRTRTPGGVVTPAQWLGLDAIATRFAERGLRITTRQAFQFHGVIKTELKPTMQAINAALIDTLAACGDVNRNVAVAANPLLSQAHASVHAQAASLSEHLLPNTRAYYEIWLDEERVAGSGSEDEPVYGPTYLPRKFKIGFAIPPYNDVDVFAQDLGFIAILDDDGALAGYNVSVGGGMGATHGDPETYPRLGDVIGFVTPDQVIAVGEAVVTAQRDHGNRQVRKRARLKYTIDDHGLDWFKAEVERRAGFTLLPARAYAFIHNGDRFGWIDGVDGRAHLTLRIVAGRIWDQDGVAHLSGLREIARVLDDAGVQAEFRLTPNQNLVVAGVPAALRARIDALAAQYGLDGYRSASPLQRNALACVALPTCGLAMAEAERYLPELTGKVQSLLDGHGLHDASIHLRISGCPNGCSRPYLGEIALVGKAPGRYNLMLGADHRGQRLNTLYRENIAEAQILAELDPLFARYAGQRQADEGFGDFLVRTAVIAPTRPPIDLQLRSENAA; via the coding sequence ATGAGCAACCATTCGGTCGAGGACATCAAGCACGAGAGCGCGCGCCTGCGCGGCTCGCTGCTGGCGTCGCTCGCGAACCCGGTCACCGGCGCACTCGCCGATGACGACCAGACCCTGATCAAGTACCACGGCAGCTACCAGCAGGACGATCGCGACATCCGCGAGGAGCGGCGCGTGGCCCGGCTCGAGCCGGCGTACAGCTTCATGATCCGCACGCGCACGCCCGGCGGCGTGGTGACGCCGGCGCAATGGCTCGGACTCGACGCGATCGCCACGCGCTTCGCCGAGCGCGGCCTGCGCATCACCACGCGCCAGGCATTCCAGTTCCACGGCGTGATCAAGACCGAGCTGAAGCCGACGATGCAGGCGATCAACGCCGCACTGATCGACACCCTCGCCGCCTGCGGCGACGTCAACCGCAACGTCGCCGTCGCCGCCAACCCGCTGCTGTCGCAGGCGCATGCCAGCGTGCACGCGCAGGCCGCGTCGCTGTCGGAGCACCTGCTGCCCAACACCCGCGCCTACTACGAGATCTGGCTCGACGAGGAGCGCGTTGCCGGCAGCGGCAGCGAGGATGAGCCGGTCTACGGCCCGACCTACCTGCCGCGCAAGTTCAAGATCGGCTTCGCGATCCCGCCCTACAACGACGTCGATGTGTTCGCCCAGGACCTGGGCTTCATCGCCATCCTCGACGATGACGGCGCCCTCGCCGGCTACAACGTCAGCGTCGGCGGCGGGATGGGCGCAACCCACGGCGATCCGGAAACCTACCCGCGCCTGGGCGATGTCATCGGCTTCGTCACGCCCGACCAGGTGATCGCCGTCGGCGAAGCCGTCGTCACTGCGCAGCGCGACCATGGCAACCGCCAGGTGCGCAAGCGCGCGCGCCTGAAGTACACCATCGACGACCACGGCCTGGACTGGTTCAAGGCCGAAGTCGAGCGGCGCGCGGGTTTCACCCTGCTGCCCGCACGCGCGTACGCGTTCATCCACAACGGCGACCGCTTCGGCTGGATCGACGGCGTAGACGGTCGCGCGCACCTGACCCTGCGGATCGTCGCCGGCCGCATCTGGGACCAGGACGGCGTCGCCCACCTCAGTGGCCTGCGCGAGATCGCGCGCGTGCTGGACGATGCCGGGGTGCAGGCCGAGTTCCGTCTTACGCCCAACCAGAACCTGGTGGTTGCCGGCGTGCCGGCGGCGCTTCGCGCGCGCATCGATGCGCTGGCTGCGCAGTACGGCCTGGACGGCTACCGCTCGGCCAGTCCGCTGCAACGCAACGCCCTGGCCTGCGTCGCACTGCCCACCTGCGGGCTGGCGATGGCCGAGGCCGAGCGCTACCTGCCCGAGCTGACCGGCAAGGTGCAGAGCCTGCTCGACGGCCACGGCCTGCACGACGCGTCGATCCACCTGCGCATCAGTGGCTGCCCGAATGGCTGCTCGCGCCCGTACCTGGGCGAGATCGCCCTGGTGGGCAAGGCGCCCGGACGATACAACCTGATGCTGGGCGCCGACCACCGCGGCCAGCGTCTGAACACGCTGTACCGCGAGAACATCGCCGAGGCCCAGATCCTCGCCGAGCTCGATCCTCTTTTTGCGCGCTATGCCGGACAGCGCCAGGCCGATGAAGGCTTTGGCGACTTCCTCGTCCGCACTGCCGTGATTGCACCAACCAGGCCCCCGATCGATCTGCAACTGCGTAGTGAGAACGCTGCATGA
- a CDS encoding phosphoadenylyl-sulfate reductase, with product MSTPPDPITAAESPQALAELNRWLGQHSAQERVAWALENTAGTHALSSSFGAQAAVSLHLATHQQPDMPVILIDTGYLFPETYRFVDQLSERLGLNLKVYRPQIGIAWMEARLGKLWENGLDGIERYNRMRKVEPMQRALNDLGVRTWIAGLRRSQARTRANIDFFELRDGRWKLHPIADWSDREVWQYLQQHDLPYHPLWHQGYVSIGDIHTTRPLEAGMNEEDTRFFGLKRECGLHFDSEPNAA from the coding sequence ATGAGCACGCCCCCGGATCCCATCACCGCCGCCGAATCGCCGCAGGCACTGGCGGAACTCAATCGCTGGCTCGGCCAGCACAGTGCGCAGGAGCGGGTTGCCTGGGCGCTGGAGAACACAGCCGGAACGCATGCGCTGTCGTCGAGTTTTGGCGCGCAGGCTGCGGTGTCGCTGCACCTGGCGACGCACCAGCAGCCGGACATGCCGGTCATCCTGATCGACACCGGCTACCTGTTCCCCGAGACCTACCGTTTCGTCGACCAGCTCAGTGAGCGGCTCGGGCTGAACCTGAAGGTCTATCGCCCGCAGATCGGCATCGCCTGGATGGAGGCGCGACTGGGCAAGCTGTGGGAGAACGGCCTGGACGGCATCGAGCGCTACAACCGCATGCGCAAGGTCGAGCCGATGCAGCGCGCGTTGAACGACCTGGGTGTGCGCACCTGGATCGCCGGCCTGCGCCGCAGCCAGGCACGTACGCGCGCCAACATCGATTTCTTCGAACTGCGCGACGGCCGCTGGAAGCTGCATCCGATCGCCGACTGGAGCGACCGCGAAGTCTGGCAATACCTGCAGCAACATGACCTGCCCTACCACCCGCTCTGGCACCAGGGTTACGTGTCGATCGGCGACATCCACACCACAAGACCGCTGGAGGCCGGAATGAACGAGGAGGACACGCGTTTTTTCGGCCTGAAACGTGAGTGCGGGCTGCATTTCGACAGCGAGCCGAATGCGGCCTGA
- a CDS encoding LysR family transcriptional regulator — MTLTQLRYLVAIADSGLNITLAAERVHATQPGLSKQLKQLEDELGFQLFTRKGRSLEAIAPAGERVLMHARRILEEASNIRAYAANERGQHSGRLVLATTHTQARFVLPEVIAAVKREFPQVSVHLQAAADGEVLEQLARGEADLAVISTAGSEPEGGVAVPLFRWRRVVLVPLTHPLAKLDRAPTLAELASHPLISYESSTKPESSLHRTFAAAGLEPQLAMTARDADLIKTYVRAGLGVGVLAEMAVGVRDTDLKALPAPDALPECITWAVIPRARVLREYALALMHGIAPQLDRRDLRRVLEGNLAPSWPDAPAWRELSQPITT, encoded by the coding sequence ATGACCCTCACCCAGCTCCGCTACCTCGTTGCCATTGCCGACTCCGGGCTCAACATCACCCTGGCGGCCGAGCGCGTGCACGCGACCCAGCCAGGCCTGTCCAAGCAGCTCAAGCAGCTGGAGGACGAGCTCGGGTTCCAGCTGTTCACCCGCAAGGGTCGCAGCCTGGAAGCGATCGCACCGGCGGGCGAGCGCGTGCTGATGCATGCGCGCCGCATCCTCGAGGAGGCGAGCAACATCCGCGCCTACGCCGCCAACGAACGCGGCCAGCACAGCGGCCGCCTGGTGCTGGCCACCACGCACACCCAGGCGCGCTTCGTCCTGCCTGAAGTGATCGCCGCGGTGAAGCGCGAATTCCCGCAGGTCAGCGTCCACCTGCAGGCGGCCGCCGATGGCGAGGTGCTCGAGCAGCTCGCCCGTGGCGAGGCCGACCTGGCCGTCATCAGCACCGCGGGCAGCGAACCCGAAGGCGGTGTCGCGGTACCGCTGTTTCGCTGGCGCCGCGTGGTGCTGGTGCCGTTGACGCATCCGCTGGCGAAACTCGATCGCGCGCCGACGCTGGCCGAGCTGGCATCGCATCCGTTGATCAGCTACGAATCGTCGACCAAGCCCGAGTCGTCGCTGCACCGCACGTTTGCCGCTGCCGGACTGGAGCCGCAGCTGGCCATGACTGCGCGCGATGCGGACCTGATCAAGACCTATGTGCGCGCTGGCCTGGGCGTTGGCGTGCTGGCGGAGATGGCAGTGGGCGTGCGCGATACCGACCTCAAGGCGCTGCCGGCACCGGACGCATTGCCCGAGTGCATCACCTGGGCCGTGATCCCGCGCGCGCGCGTGCTGCGCGAATACGCCCTGGCGCTGATGCACGGCATTGCCCCGCAACTCGACCGTCGCGACCTGCGACGCGTGCTCGAAGGCAACCTGGCGCCGAGTTGGCCGGACGCGCCGGCGTGGCGCGAGCTGAGCCAGCCGATCACGACCTGA
- the cysG gene encoding siroheme synthase CysG, translating to MANPLFPVFADLRGRDVLVVGGGTVAQRKAEALLEAGARVRLGAPALNEALARHVAEGRIEHLAGAFQPHWLEGTWLAIAATDDDAVNHAVADAGNARRIWVNVVDDADASSVQIPARIERGPLQVAISSGGGAPMLARHLREKLESELDESVGALAELLGRERSRIRARFPQLGQRRRFFERLLAGPLPGLLRQRRRLAAEREFSAALSGGHESGTRGSVALVGAGPGDPGLLTLRALRVLNEADVILHDRLVSKEVLQLVRRDAQRIEVGKQAGKHHTTQQQIHALMLEHARAGKRVVRLKGGDPFVFGRGGEELEVLHADGIAFEVVPGITAALACAAYAGVPLTHRDHAQSVRLVTAHCKDSLDTLDWPSLALERQTLAVYMGVAVLDGLRDRLIAHGRAPSTPFALVENGSRPEQRVVVGTLADLAERARHYDVQSPALLIIGEVAALAGTLHWFGQAPLGDTPLALAA from the coding sequence ATGGCCAACCCACTGTTTCCCGTATTTGCCGACCTGCGCGGCCGTGATGTGCTGGTGGTCGGCGGGGGCACGGTGGCCCAGCGCAAGGCCGAGGCCCTGCTCGAGGCCGGCGCGCGGGTCCGTCTCGGCGCGCCCGCCTTGAACGAAGCCCTCGCCCGCCATGTCGCCGAAGGCCGCATCGAGCACCTTGCCGGCGCCTTCCAGCCGCACTGGCTCGAGGGAACCTGGCTGGCCATCGCAGCGACCGATGACGACGCGGTCAATCACGCGGTCGCCGATGCCGGCAACGCCAGGCGCATCTGGGTGAACGTCGTCGACGACGCCGACGCATCCAGCGTGCAGATCCCGGCGCGCATCGAACGCGGTCCGTTGCAGGTCGCGATTTCCAGCGGTGGCGGCGCGCCGATGCTGGCCCGCCACCTGCGCGAGAAGCTGGAATCGGAGCTCGACGAATCCGTCGGGGCGTTGGCCGAGCTGCTCGGCCGCGAGCGCTCGCGCATCCGCGCACGCTTCCCCCAACTGGGCCAGCGCCGGCGCTTCTTCGAGCGGCTGCTGGCCGGCCCGCTGCCGGGGCTGCTGCGGCAACGCCGCCGGCTGGCCGCCGAGCGTGAGTTCAGCGCGGCGCTGAGCGGGGGCCATGAATCCGGGACACGCGGATCCGTCGCCCTGGTCGGCGCGGGCCCCGGTGATCCCGGCCTGCTGACGCTGCGTGCCCTGCGCGTGCTCAACGAGGCCGATGTGATCCTTCACGATCGCCTGGTCAGCAAGGAGGTCCTGCAACTGGTGCGTCGCGATGCGCAGCGGATCGAGGTCGGCAAGCAGGCCGGAAAGCATCACACCACGCAACAGCAGATCCACGCGCTGATGCTGGAGCATGCGCGCGCCGGCAAGCGCGTGGTGCGGCTCAAGGGTGGCGATCCGTTCGTGTTCGGTCGCGGCGGCGAGGAACTGGAAGTGCTGCACGCCGACGGCATCGCTTTCGAAGTCGTGCCGGGGATCACCGCGGCGCTTGCGTGCGCGGCCTATGCCGGCGTGCCGCTTACCCACCGCGACCATGCACAGTCCGTGCGACTGGTCACCGCACACTGCAAGGATTCGCTCGACACGCTCGACTGGCCGTCGCTCGCGCTCGAACGACAGACCTTGGCGGTGTACATGGGCGTGGCCGTTCTGGATGGCCTTCGCGACCGCCTGATCGCACACGGCCGGGCGCCGTCGACGCCGTTCGCCCTGGTCGAGAACGGCTCGCGCCCGGAGCAGCGCGTGGTGGTCGGCACGCTTGCTGACCTGGCCGAGCGGGCACGGCATTACGACGTGCAATCACCCGCGTTGTTGATCATCGGCGAAGTCGCCGCGCTGGCCGGCACGCTGCACTGGTTCGGCCAAGCACCGCTTGGTGACACGCCGCTGGCATTGGCGGCATAG
- the cysK gene encoding cysteine synthase A: MALYDSILDTIGSTPIVRLHRIAPAHVTLYAKVESFNPGGSVKDRLALAIVLDAERKGLLKPGQTIVEATSGNTGIALALVAAARGYPFVAVMTETFSVERRKLMRAYGAKVILTPAAERGSGMVRKAAELAEKHGWFLARQFENEANPAYHRSTTGPEILRDFAGKRLDYFVSGWGTGGTITGAGEVLKLARPDLKVIASEPAGAALLSGNTWQPHKIQGWTPDFLPHVLSRTIADEVLPVDDVLARDTSRRLAAEEGVFVGISAGATVAAALQVAERAPAGSVLLAVLPDTGERYLSTFLFEGVAEGSDDEWLAALEGKEAVAA, translated from the coding sequence ATGGCCCTGTACGACAGCATTCTCGACACCATCGGCAGCACGCCGATCGTGCGCCTCCACCGCATCGCCCCGGCGCACGTCACCCTTTACGCCAAAGTCGAATCGTTCAATCCCGGCGGCTCGGTGAAAGATCGCCTGGCATTGGCCATCGTCCTCGACGCCGAGCGCAAGGGCTTGCTCAAGCCCGGGCAGACGATCGTGGAGGCGACGTCCGGCAATACCGGCATCGCGCTGGCCCTGGTCGCGGCCGCGCGCGGCTACCCGTTCGTGGCGGTGATGACCGAGACGTTCTCGGTCGAGCGCCGCAAGCTGATGCGCGCCTACGGGGCCAAGGTGATCCTCACGCCCGCCGCCGAGCGCGGCAGCGGAATGGTGCGCAAGGCGGCCGAACTGGCCGAGAAGCACGGCTGGTTCCTCGCCCGCCAGTTCGAGAACGAAGCCAACCCGGCCTACCACCGCAGCACCACCGGACCGGAGATCCTGCGCGATTTCGCCGGCAAGCGGCTGGACTACTTCGTCAGCGGCTGGGGAACCGGCGGCACGATCACCGGCGCCGGCGAGGTACTCAAGCTCGCGCGCCCGGACCTCAAGGTCATTGCCAGCGAACCGGCGGGTGCGGCATTGCTGTCGGGCAACACGTGGCAGCCGCACAAGATCCAGGGCTGGACGCCGGACTTCCTGCCGCACGTGCTCAGCCGCACCATCGCCGACGAGGTGCTGCCGGTCGATGACGTGCTGGCGCGCGACACGTCGCGCCGCCTGGCCGCGGAAGAAGGCGTGTTCGTCGGCATCTCCGCCGGTGCGACGGTGGCCGCGGCCCTGCAGGTGGCCGAGCGCGCGCCTGCGGGCTCGGTGTTGCTGGCAGTGCTGCCGGACACGGGCGAGCGCTATCTGTCGACGTTCCTGTTCGAGGGCGTTGCGGAGGGCTCGGATGATGAGTGGCTGGCTGCGCTGGAGGGCAAGGAGGCCGTGGCGGCCTGA
- a CDS encoding phosphotransferase produces the protein MAVVPDSSNGSPSDRESARLAWARAASGDPGLILQRASVDAGFRSYWRATTAAGTRIVMDSPPALEDVRPWLRMRSLLEGGGVRVPQVLVEDVDSGFLLMEDLGGPTLAKVIDDDNADAHFAAAITQLLRLQAIAPPAGMGEFGEALLQRDAGLFEDWFLRRHLGIELDCAHADGLQLVQRRLMDNALSQARVLTHRDFMPRNLMPVADGPAVLDFQDCVNGPVAYDAVSLFKDAFLSWPLARVDEWLAQYHARALAAGVPVPALAQFRRDADWLGIQRHLKILGIFARLHHRDGKSHYIEDAPRFITYLDEVLPRYPELSALADLLDSHVRPAMTRVRA, from the coding sequence ATGGCTGTAGTACCGGATTCATCCAATGGAAGCCCATCCGATCGCGAGTCCGCGCGCCTGGCCTGGGCTCGCGCCGCGAGCGGCGATCCTGGCCTGATCCTGCAGCGCGCCTCGGTCGACGCCGGCTTCCGCAGTTATTGGCGCGCCACGACGGCCGCCGGCACGCGCATCGTCATGGATTCGCCGCCTGCGCTCGAGGACGTGCGTCCGTGGCTGCGAATGCGCAGCCTGCTCGAAGGCGGCGGCGTGCGCGTGCCGCAGGTGCTCGTCGAAGACGTGGATTCCGGCTTCCTGCTGATGGAAGACCTCGGCGGCCCGACCCTCGCCAAGGTCATCGACGACGACAACGCCGATGCGCATTTCGCGGCCGCGATCACGCAACTGCTCAGACTGCAGGCGATCGCGCCGCCAGCGGGCATGGGCGAGTTCGGCGAGGCGCTGCTGCAGCGCGATGCCGGATTGTTCGAGGACTGGTTCCTGCGCCGCCACCTCGGCATCGAGCTCGATTGTGCCCACGCCGATGGCCTGCAGCTGGTGCAGCGCAGGCTGATGGACAACGCACTGTCGCAGGCGCGCGTGCTGACCCATCGCGACTTCATGCCGCGCAACCTGATGCCGGTGGCCGATGGCCCCGCCGTGCTCGACTTCCAGGACTGCGTCAACGGCCCGGTTGCCTACGACGCCGTCAGCCTGTTCAAGGACGCCTTCCTGAGCTGGCCGCTCGCGCGCGTCGACGAGTGGCTCGCGCAGTACCACGCGCGCGCGCTCGCCGCCGGCGTGCCCGTGCCGGCGCTGGCGCAGTTCCGCCGCGATGCCGACTGGCTCGGGATCCAGCGCCACCTCAAGATCCTCGGCATCTTCGCCCGCCTGCACCACCGCGATGGCAAGTCGCATTACATCGAGGACGCGCCGCGCTTCATCACCTACCTCGATGAGGTGCTGCCGCGCTATCCGGAGCTGTCCGCGCTTGCCGACCTGCTGGATTCGCATGTCCGCCCCGCAATGACCCGGGTGCGCGCATGA
- the murU gene encoding N-acetylmuramate alpha-1-phosphate uridylyltransferase MurU, translating to MKALIFAAGLGERMRPLTNHTPKPLLVAGGKPLIVWHLEKLAAIGMRDVVINTSWLADQFPTNLGDGADWGLRLHYSYEGTTPLETGGGMLHALPLLGEEPFLLVNGDIWTDFDFARLPREPEGLAHLVMVDRPGHATQGDFALDDGGLVRAEGANLLTYAGLGIYRPQLLAHWRDAAAAEPGAGEQPPRFRLAPILKALMPDGSISGEHHRGSWTDVGTPERLATLDAELGR from the coding sequence ATGAAGGCACTGATCTTTGCCGCCGGTCTTGGCGAGCGCATGCGCCCGCTGACCAACCACACGCCCAAGCCGCTGCTGGTCGCGGGCGGCAAGCCGCTGATCGTGTGGCACCTGGAAAAGCTTGCCGCGATCGGCATGCGCGATGTCGTCATCAACACCAGCTGGCTGGCCGATCAGTTCCCGACGAACCTGGGCGATGGTGCCGACTGGGGATTGCGCTTGCATTACTCCTACGAAGGCACCACGCCGCTGGAAACCGGCGGCGGCATGTTGCACGCGCTGCCGCTGCTGGGCGAGGAACCGTTCCTGCTGGTCAACGGCGACATCTGGACGGATTTCGATTTCGCCCGCCTGCCGCGCGAACCCGAGGGGCTGGCGCACCTGGTGATGGTCGATCGCCCGGGTCATGCCACCCAGGGCGACTTCGCACTCGATGACGGTGGCCTTGTCCGCGCAGAGGGCGCCAACCTGCTGACGTATGCAGGGCTGGGCATCTACCGGCCGCAGTTGCTGGCGCACTGGCGCGATGCGGCGGCGGCAGAGCCCGGCGCCGGCGAACAGCCGCCGCGCTTTCGACTGGCGCCGATCCTGAAGGCATTGATGCCGGATGGATCAATCAGCGGTGAGCATCACCGCGGTAGCTGGACCGATGTGGGTACGCCGGAGCGGTTGGCTACGCTGGATGCGGAGCTGGGACGCTAG
- the hda gene encoding DnaA regulatory inactivator Hda → MSVPQLPLALRYPPDQRLDTFVHAPAGTVEQLLALATGAAAVRTDNVYLAGPSGVGKTHLLLATCAATEAACRRAAYLPLLAAAGRLRDALEALEGNDLIAIDGLDVIAGNREDEIALFDAHNRARAAGVALVYAARDIPDAIGLGLPDLRSRLGQCTRITLAPLDDEGRREVLRQRAQRRGLVLEEAALDWLLKRVGRDLGGLTALLDRLDRASLAAQRRITVPFLRQTLGS, encoded by the coding sequence GTGAGCGTTCCGCAGTTGCCGCTGGCGTTGCGATACCCGCCCGACCAGCGTCTTGATACGTTTGTCCACGCACCCGCCGGGACCGTGGAGCAGCTGCTCGCGTTGGCGACGGGTGCCGCGGCCGTGCGTACGGACAACGTCTACCTCGCCGGTCCGTCGGGCGTGGGCAAGACCCACCTGTTGCTGGCGACCTGCGCGGCAACCGAAGCGGCCTGCCGACGTGCGGCCTATCTGCCGCTGCTGGCCGCGGCCGGACGCCTGCGCGACGCGCTCGAAGCGCTTGAAGGCAATGACCTGATCGCGATCGACGGCCTGGATGTCATCGCCGGCAACCGCGAGGACGAGATCGCATTGTTCGACGCGCACAATCGTGCACGTGCCGCCGGCGTGGCGCTGGTCTATGCCGCGCGCGACATTCCCGATGCGATCGGACTGGGACTGCCGGACCTGCGCTCGCGCCTGGGCCAGTGCACGCGGATCACGCTGGCGCCGCTGGATGACGAAGGCCGCCGCGAAGTGCTGCGCCAGCGCGCACAGCGGCGCGGGCTGGTGCTGGAGGAAGCGGCGCTGGACTGGTTGCTCAAGCGCGTCGGTCGTGACCTGGGTGGATTGACGGCGTTGCTCGATCGACTCGATCGCGCGTCGTTGGCGGCGCAGCGGCGGATCACGGTGCCGTTCCTGCGGCAGACGCTGGGCAGCTGA